The segment GCGAGCGCCGCACGCAGGGTCTGCGCCATCGCGACCGCACCGGGGCTGTCGCCGTGCACGCAGATCGAGCGCGCGTCCACGCGCACGTCGGTGCCGTCGACGGCACGGATGACGCCGTCACGCGCGAAGCGCACCATCCGCTCGGCGACGGCTTCCGGGTCGTCGAGCACGGCGCCAGGCGCGGTGCGCGGCACGAGGCGGCCGTCGGGCAGGTAGCCGCGGTCGGCGAAGGCCTCGGCGGCCGTCGCGAGCCCGGCCTCAGCGGCGATCGGCAGCACGACGCCGCCGGCGAGACCCAGCACCACGAGCGAGGGATCCACCGCGCGGATGCCGGCGATCACGGCTCGCGCCTGCCGCTCGTCGCGCGCGATCGTGTTGTAGAGCGCGCCGTGCGGCTTGACGTAGCGCACGGCGCCGCCGGCGGCCCGGGCCGCGTCGAGCATCCATGCCAGCTGCTCCTCGACATCGGCCTGCAGGGCGGCGGCGTCGGGGCTCATCGGCCTGCGCCCGAACCCCTCGAAGTCGCGGTAGGAGGGATGCGCGCCGATCGTCACGCCGCGCGCGACGGCGGCGCCGAGCGTTTCGCGAATGCCGCCGGGCGTGCCGGCATGGAAGCCGCACGAGACGTTCGCGCTGGAGACCAGCGCCAGCATCCCCTCGTCGTCGGCGACGATGCGATCGGGGCTGTTCTCGCCGAGGTCGGCGTTGAGGTCGATCCAGTCCATGCGGGCTCCTCGCCCCATCGTGTCAGATGCCGCATCCTCCCCGTCATCCCCTCCCGAGTGCGCGGCTTGCCGTCGACTGCACGGCTTGTTCCACGAAACAGTCCGCTCACTCGACGACAAGCCGTGCACTCGGCGCAGGGAGAGAGGAGCGTCACTCCAGCCCCGGCGGGAACCCCGAGATCCCCGAGGCACGCTCCAGCCGGGCGGCGAGCGCGATGATCGTCGCCTCGCCGCCGGGGCGCCCGATCAGCTGCACGCTCACCGGATGCCCGCCGGCCGTGCGCGACACCGGCACGACGATCGCGGGGAGCCCGGCGACGTTGACGAAGCTGCTGTACGGCGCATACTGCACCTGACGCGCGAAGCACCGCTCCGGATCCGACTCGTCGTAGCTGCCCACCGGCTGCGGCGGTTCGGCCAGCGCGGGGGTGAGCACGGCGTCGAAGGGCGCGAACTCCTCGATCGTGGCGCGCTCGAACTCGGCCGCGGCGCTGAGCCCGGAGAGCAGCTGCGGCGCCGTGAGCCGGCGCCCCTCCGCCACGAGGTACGCGGTCATGGGTCGCACCAGCGCCAGTTCGGCCGCCGACAGCGTCATGCGGGCGGCACTCGCCCGCCACAGCACGCCGAACAGGGATGCGTATCCGCGCGGCCGCCAGGCGAGGTCGTCGATCGCGCACCCGTCGTTCTGCAACACGGCGGCGGCGTGCTGCACGGCCGCGGCGGCATCCGGATCGAGCGCGATGTCGACGTCGTCGTCCCACGGGCTCACCGTCGTCACCGCGACGCGGGTCGCGCCGGGATCGGCCGTGGCCGCGTTGAGGAACGGACCCGATCCCGGCGCCCCCGTCGCGAACGGATAGGGGCGGCCGTCGACGAGCGCATCCAGAAGCAGGGCGGCATCGGCCACCGTGCGGGCGATAGGTCCGGTCACGGCGAGCCCGCCGACGCCGGTCATGCCCGAGCCCACGGCGACCCGACCGCGCGACGGCTTCAGCCCCACGACGCCGACGGTCGCGGCCGGGATGCGGATGGAGCCGCCGCCGTCCGAGGCGGGCGCGAGCGAGACGAGCCCGGCTGCCACCGCCACCGCGGCGCCGCCGCTGGAGCCGCCGGCGCCGTTGCGCGCATCCCACGGATCGCGAGCGGGCGGGGCGACATCCGACTCGGTGTAACCGACGAGCCCGAACTCGGGGGTGTTCGTCTTGCCCAGGCTGATACCGCCCGCCTCGTCGAGCACCAGGGCCTCAGGATCGGATGCCGTGGGCACGAACCCCCCGTGCAGTCCGTGCAGTCCGTGCAGCCGCGACCCGTAGCGGGTGGGCACGCCGGCGCGGGCGACGAGATCCTTGTCGCCGAAAGCCAGTCCCCACAGCGCGCCGCACGGCTCGGCGTCGCCGAGCGCCTCGGCGCGGACGAGCGCCGCATCCCCCGTCACCTCGACGAACGCACCGAGACCGCCCTCGTGTCCGTCGTCGAACCGCCGGATGCGTTCGAGGTAGTGCGCGACCAGCTCGCGGGGAGAGACGTCGCCGCGGCGCAGCGCATCCCGCTGCTCCAGGGCGGTGAGCTCGTGCAGCTCCGCCATGCTCAGCTCGACGCCCGCACGACGAGCTCGGTGGGCAGGATCGTCGTGCGCTCGGCCGGACGCCCGGCGAGATGATCCAACAGCACCTGCACCATCGTCTCGCCCATGTCGTGCAGAGGCTGGCGCACGGTCGACAGGGCGGGATCGGTCGCCACCGCCACGGGGGAGTCGTCGACGCCGATGAGCGCCACGTCCTCGGGCACGCGCAGCCCGGCACCCTGCAGCGCGGTCATCACTCCGCGGGCCATAAGGTCGCTGGCGGCGAAGATCGCATCCGGTGCGGGCTCTCCGGATGCGCGGAGGCCGGCCAGCAGTTCCCGGGTCGCCTCGCGCGCGACGTCTTCGGCGAAGCCGCCCTCCACGACCGCCACCGGCTCGAACCCGGCGTCGGCGAGCGCCGCGCGGAACCCGTCGACGCGGTCGATTCCGGCCGGCATCGTGAGGGGGCCTGCGACCATCGCGAGGCGCCGGCGCCCGCGCGCGAGCAGGTGCTCGGTGGCCGTGCGCCCCGCGGCGACGTTGTCGACGTCGACGACGAAGTCCGTGTCGCGGCGGCGCTCGGGGCGTCCGCCGAACACCACCGGCAGCGTCTCGGCGATCCGGTCGACGAAGGCGTCGCTCGTGTGGTGCGAGACGATGATCGCCGCATCCACACCGCCGTTGCGCATGAAGCTCGTCATCTTGTCGCGCGGGTCGTCGCTGGCGATGAGCAGGTTGAGGATGTAGTCCGAGCCGGTCAGCCGGGCGCTGATGCCCGAGACGATCTCGGCGAAGAACGGATCGCCGAAGAACCGACGGGTGTTCTCCGGCACGACGAGCGCGATCGCGTGCGTCTGCCTGCTCGCCAGCGACCGGGCGGCCCGGTGGGGCGTGTACCGCATCCGCTCGATCGCGTCGGTGACCGCCGCGAACGCCTCCGGACTCACCGCCGTGGAGCCGTTGACCACCCGCGACACCGTCGAGCGCGAGACGCCCGCGGCCACCGCGACCTCTTCGATGGTGGCGCGAGTCACGGCGATCCTCCCGGGGCGGACGGCGCGTCTACAACGAGCGCGCGGCGATGATCCGAGCGTACTCCCGACCGCTGTCCTTGACCGTGCGCTCCTGGGTGTCGTAGTCGACGCGCACGATCCCGAAGCGCTTATCGTAGCCCCACGACCATTCGAAGTTGTCCATGAGCGACCAGGCGAAGTACCCGCGCACATCGACACCCGTGTCGACGGCATCCAGCACCGCGGCCAGGTGCGCGCGCAGATAGTCGGTGCGATCCGCGTCGTGCACGCGCTTCTCGCCGTTCTCGACCGAGACCGCATCGTCGAAGGCGGCGCCGTTCTCGGTGATGAACAGCCGCACCCCCGCGGGTCGCGCGTACTCGTCCCACACCCGCTGCAGTAGCCGGGTGAGTCCCTCGGGCTGAATCTCCCAGTTCTGCGCCGTGCGGGGCAGCCCCCGCTCCACGGGGTGGATGCCCTCGAACGACGGGTACGGGCTGCGCCCCGGCCGCGTTGTGGCCGGGCCGCCGCCGACGGGCGGATGCTCCTGCCGCGTTCCCGAGACGAGGTCGCCGTGGTAGTAGTTGACCCCCTGCGTGTCGATGGGCTGCGCGATCGCCGTCAGATCGCCGTCGTGCACGGCGGCCTCGAACGCGTCGACGGCCGCCGGATCCACGGCCCGGATGTCCTCGACGATGTCGGCGGGATAGCTCGCGCGGTGGATCGGATCGAGGAACCAGCGGTTGAACTGCCCGTCCACGCGGCGCGCGGCATCGACGTCCCCGGCGTTCTGCGGATCGGCGGGGTCGGCCACGGTGTGGTTCAGCGTGATGCCCAGATCGAGCGACGCGTCGCGCCCGCGCAGCTCGCGCACCGCGCCGCCGTGGGCGAGCAGGAGGTGGTGCGAGGCGAGCAGCCCCTCGGCGACGCTCGTGTGCCCCGGCGCGTGCTCGCCGCCGGTGTGGCCGAGGAAGGATGCGCACCACGGCTCGTTGAGCGTGGTCCACACCTTCACGCGGTCGCCGAGCGCGTCGTGCAGGCTCGCCGCGTAATCGACGAAGCGCTCGGCCGTGTCGCGCGAGACCCATCCGCCCTTCTCCTGCAGGGCCTGCGGCAGGTCCCAGTGGTACAGCGTGAGCCAGGGCAGGATGTCGGCGGCGAGCAGCTCGTCGACGAGACGCGAGTAGAAGTCGATGCCGGCGGAGTTCACGGCACCGCCGTCGGGGCGCACGCGCGCCCAGGAGACGGAGAAGCGGTAGGTCTGCAGCCCCAGGCTCTTCATGAGCGCCACGTCGTCGGCGTACCGGCGGTAATGATCGCACGCGACGTCTCCGTCGTCGCCGCCGACGATCGCACCGGGGATGCGCGTGAACGCATCCCAGATCGACGCGGTGCGGCCGTCGTCGAAGGCCGCGCCCTCGATCTGGTACGCCGCGGTGGCGGCGCCGAAGAGAAAGCCGTCGGGGAACGCGCGAGTCATGGGGTCAGCGTATGGGAGCGCTCCCATACGCGTCAATGGAGGTGCGGCGCACGGCCCCTCCGCGAGTGCGCGGCTTGTCGCCGAATGCGCGGCTTATCGACGGGAACAAGCCGCGCACTCGGCGGGATCCCGCGCACTCGTCGAGCCCCGCGCGCGTACTCTGGTGCGGTGACCTCCGCCACAGCGCTCGCCCGCGCAGAATCCCTCATCCGCTCGATCCCGGATCACCCCGAGCCCGGCATCCTGTTCCGCGACATCACGCCGCTGCTCGCCGACGCCGAGGGATTGCGCGTCACGACCGAGGCGCTCGTCGAGCCGTTCGCCGGTTCCTTCGACGTTATCGCAGGGATCGAGGCGCGCGGCTTCATCCTCGCCGCCGCGGCCGCCATCGTCGCCGGCACCGGTCTCGTGCCGATCCGCAAGGCCGGCAAGCTCCCCCAACCCGCCGCGGCCGTCGACTACGCGCTCGAGTACGGCACGGCCACGATCGAGATGCACGATGATCTGCCCGCGGGATCGCGCATCCTCTTGATCGACGACGTGCTCGCCACGGGAGGCACGCTCGCCGCCGGGCGACGCATCGTCGAGCAACTCGGCTACACCGTCGCCGGAGTCTCGGTGCTGTTCGAGATCGCCGGGCTCGGCGGCCGCGACTTCGTCGGCGACGTGCACACCGTCTTCTCCTCGTGACCGCAGCGGGCACGGCCCGGGCGCGGCGATAGACTGACCGCATCCCCGCCCGCGACTTCCGGAGCCTCGAATGCCCACCATCGTCGTCGACGTCATGCCCAAGTCCGAACTCCTCGACCCGCAGGGCAAAGCCGTCTCCGGTGCCTTCGCGCGCACGGGCGTGACCGCCTTCAGCGATGTGCGCATCGGCAAGCGCTTCGAGCTGACCGTCGACGGCGAAGTGACGGATGCCGTGCTCGCCGAGGCGAAGCGCGTCGCCGCGGACGTGCTCTCCAACTCCGTCATCGAGGACGTCGTCGGCATCGAGGTCGTGGAGTGAGCATCCGCATCGGGGTCATCACCTTCCCGGGCTCCCTCGACGACCGCGATGCGCAGCGGGCCGTGCGCCTGGCCGGTGCCGAGCCCGTCGCCCTATGGCACGGCTCGCACGACCTCGACGGCGTCGACGCCCTCGTGCTGCCCGGCGGATTCAGCTACGGCGACTACCTGCGCTCGGGCGCCATCGCCGCACTCTCGCCGATCATGGCCGAGGTGAAGGATGCCGCCGCGAGCGGGATGCCCGTGCTCGGCATCTGCAACGGGTTCCAGATGCTCGTCGAGGCGCATCTGCTGCCGGGCGGGCTCATCCGCAACGACCATCAGCACTTCGTGCGCCGCGATCAGCGCCTGGTCGTCGAGAACGCCGGCACGGCTTGGACGAGCGCGTTCGAGAAGGGGCAGGAGATCGTCATCCCGCTGAAGAACGGCGAGGGCGGCTACATCGCATCCGAAGACACTCTCGACCGCCTCGAGGGCGAAGGCCTCGTCGCCTTCCGCTACGCCGGCGTCAACCCGAACGGATCGCTGCGCGACATCGCCGGCGTCACGAACGAGCGCGGCAACGTCGTGGGGCTTATGCCGCATCCCGAGCACGCGACCGAGCCCGGCTTCGGCCCCGACACGTCCGCGGCGATGCGCTCGGGCACCGATGGTCTCGGGTTCTTCACGAGCGCCATCGCCGCCGTCGCGCACGCCGCGGCGTAGCGGCATCGCGCGGAGGCCCTGCACCCCGGCGATAGAGTCGGGGACGTGAGCCTGTTCGTCACCGTCCCCACCACCCGTCTCCGCGATGGCATCGGCGCGTTGCCTGAGGGCGTCGAGCTGGAGATCTGGGATCTCGCCTCGCCCGCCCCGCGGGATCGCATCGACCTCGTTGTCCCGCCGTACATGGGTGCGACCGGGGTGCTCAGCGCGCTGAACGGGCTCGACATCGGTATCGTGCAGAGCCAGTCGATCGGATACGACGGCGTCGCGGATGCGCTGCCCGCGGGCATCCCGTTCGCCAATGCCGCGAGCGTGCACGAGACCTCCACGGCTGAGCTCGCCGTCGGTCTGATGATCGCCGCGCAGCGCGAACTGCCGCGGTTCGTACGCGCCCAGGACCGGGGCGAGTGGTCGCCGGTGTTCGCCGAGAGCCTCGCCGACCGCAGGGTGCTGCTGGTCGGCTTCGGCGGCGTGGGCGAGGCGATCGCCCTGCGCTTGGAGCCGTTCGAGGTCGAGATGACCGTCGTCGCGCGCACCGCTCGCACGCTCTGGCACGAGCGGCTCGGCCGCGTGCAGGTGCACGGGATCGACGAACTGGCCGCGCTTCTGCCGGAGGCCGAGATCGTCGTGCTGAGCCTTCCCGGCGGCGAGGAGACCCACCACCTCTTCGACGCAGACCTGCTGGCGGCCCTCCCCGACGGCGCGCTCGTGGTGAACGTGGGTCGCGGATCCATCGTCGACACGGATGCGCTGCGCACCGAGCTCGAATCGGGCCGCCTGCGCGCCGCACTCGACGTCTTCGAGGAGGAGCCGCTGCCCGCCGACGATCCCCTGTGGCAGGCGCCGAACCTCGTGGTCAGCCCGCACGTCGGCGGGGCGTCCACTGCGATGAACCCGCGGATCGCGAAGCTCGTCCGGACCCAGATCGACCTGATGCTCAAGGGCCAGCCGCCGATCAACGTCGTCCTCGGCGGCTGAGCGCCTGACAGTTGCGTGCGGCGGCGCGAAGCACATTAGCCTGGTCGCATGCCTGAGCTCGAACAGTTCGCCGCCCCCGGTTCGGAATGGTGGCGGAGCGCCGTCATCTACCAGATCTATCCCCGTTCGTTCGCGGATGCGTCGGGCGACGGCATCGGCGACCTCCCCGGTATCACCGCGCGTCTGGACTCGCTGAGCGAGCTCGGCGTCGACGCCATCTGGCTGAGCCCGTTCATGACGAGCCCCCAGCGAGACGCGGGCTACGACGTCGCCGACTACCGCGACGTCGACCCGCTCTTCGGCACCCTCGCCGACTTCGACGACATGCTCGCGCAGGCCCATGCCCGCGGCATCCGCGTGAT is part of the Microbacterium pseudoresistens genome and harbors:
- a CDS encoding LamB/YcsF family protein, with amino-acid sequence MDWIDLNADLGENSPDRIVADDEGMLALVSSANVSCGFHAGTPGGIRETLGAAVARGVTIGAHPSYRDFEGFGRRPMSPDAAALQADVEEQLAWMLDAARAAGGAVRYVKPHGALYNTIARDERQARAVIAGIRAVDPSLVVLGLAGGVVLPIAAEAGLATAAEAFADRGYLPDGRLVPRTAPGAVLDDPEAVAERMVRFARDGVIRAVDGTDVRVDARSICVHGDSPGAVAMAQTLRAALAAAGIAIRPFVGGGR
- a CDS encoding glycoside hydrolase family 1 protein; amino-acid sequence: MTRAFPDGFLFGAATAAYQIEGAAFDDGRTASIWDAFTRIPGAIVGGDDGDVACDHYRRYADDVALMKSLGLQTYRFSVSWARVRPDGGAVNSAGIDFYSRLVDELLAADILPWLTLYHWDLPQALQEKGGWVSRDTAERFVDYAASLHDALGDRVKVWTTLNEPWCASFLGHTGGEHAPGHTSVAEGLLASHHLLLAHGGAVRELRGRDASLDLGITLNHTVADPADPQNAGDVDAARRVDGQFNRWFLDPIHRASYPADIVEDIRAVDPAAVDAFEAAVHDGDLTAIAQPIDTQGVNYYHGDLVSGTRQEHPPVGGGPATTRPGRSPYPSFEGIHPVERGLPRTAQNWEIQPEGLTRLLQRVWDEYARPAGVRLFITENGAAFDDAVSVENGEKRVHDADRTDYLRAHLAAVLDAVDTGVDVRGYFAWSLMDNFEWSWGYDKRFGIVRVDYDTQERTVKDSGREYARIIAARSL
- a CDS encoding amidase; protein product: MAELHELTALEQRDALRRGDVSPRELVAHYLERIRRFDDGHEGGLGAFVEVTGDAALVRAEALGDAEPCGALWGLAFGDKDLVARAGVPTRYGSRLHGLHGLHGGFVPTASDPEALVLDEAGGISLGKTNTPEFGLVGYTESDVAPPARDPWDARNGAGGSSGGAAVAVAAGLVSLAPASDGGGSIRIPAATVGVVGLKPSRGRVAVGSGMTGVGGLAVTGPIARTVADAALLLDALVDGRPYPFATGAPGSGPFLNAATADPGATRVAVTTVSPWDDDVDIALDPDAAAAVQHAAAVLQNDGCAIDDLAWRPRGYASLFGVLWRASAARMTLSAAELALVRPMTAYLVAEGRRLTAPQLLSGLSAAAEFERATIEEFAPFDAVLTPALAEPPQPVGSYDESDPERCFARQVQYAPYSSFVNVAGLPAIVVPVSRTAGGHPVSVQLIGRPGGEATIIALAARLERASGISGFPPGLE
- a CDS encoding NAD(P)-dependent oxidoreductase, producing the protein MSLFVTVPTTRLRDGIGALPEGVELEIWDLASPAPRDRIDLVVPPYMGATGVLSALNGLDIGIVQSQSIGYDGVADALPAGIPFANAASVHETSTAELAVGLMIAAQRELPRFVRAQDRGEWSPVFAESLADRRVLLVGFGGVGEAIALRLEPFEVEMTVVARTARTLWHERLGRVQVHGIDELAALLPEAEIVVLSLPGGEETHHLFDADLLAALPDGALVVNVGRGSIVDTDALRTELESGRLRAALDVFEEEPLPADDPLWQAPNLVVSPHVGGASTAMNPRIAKLVRTQIDLMLKGQPPINVVLGG
- a CDS encoding phosphoribosylformylglycinamidine synthase subunit PurS: MPTIVVDVMPKSELLDPQGKAVSGAFARTGVTAFSDVRIGKRFELTVDGEVTDAVLAEAKRVAADVLSNSVIEDVVGIEVVE
- the purQ gene encoding phosphoribosylformylglycinamidine synthase subunit PurQ, whose translation is MRIGVITFPGSLDDRDAQRAVRLAGAEPVALWHGSHDLDGVDALVLPGGFSYGDYLRSGAIAALSPIMAEVKDAAASGMPVLGICNGFQMLVEAHLLPGGLIRNDHQHFVRRDQRLVVENAGTAWTSAFEKGQEIVIPLKNGEGGYIASEDTLDRLEGEGLVAFRYAGVNPNGSLRDIAGVTNERGNVVGLMPHPEHATEPGFGPDTSAAMRSGTDGLGFFTSAIAAVAHAAA
- a CDS encoding LacI family DNA-binding transcriptional regulator — translated: MTRATIEEVAVAAGVSRSTVSRVVNGSTAVSPEAFAAVTDAIERMRYTPHRAARSLASRQTHAIALVVPENTRRFFGDPFFAEIVSGISARLTGSDYILNLLIASDDPRDKMTSFMRNGGVDAAIIVSHHTSDAFVDRIAETLPVVFGGRPERRRDTDFVVDVDNVAAGRTATEHLLARGRRRLAMVAGPLTMPAGIDRVDGFRAALADAGFEPVAVVEGGFAEDVAREATRELLAGLRASGEPAPDAIFAASDLMARGVMTALQGAGLRVPEDVALIGVDDSPVAVATDPALSTVRQPLHDMGETMVQVLLDHLAGRPAERTTILPTELVVRASS
- a CDS encoding adenine phosphoribosyltransferase, producing MTSATALARAESLIRSIPDHPEPGILFRDITPLLADAEGLRVTTEALVEPFAGSFDVIAGIEARGFILAAAAAIVAGTGLVPIRKAGKLPQPAAAVDYALEYGTATIEMHDDLPAGSRILLIDDVLATGGTLAAGRRIVEQLGYTVAGVSVLFEIAGLGGRDFVGDVHTVFSS